A stretch of Triticum aestivum cultivar Chinese Spring chromosome 1D, IWGSC CS RefSeq v2.1, whole genome shotgun sequence DNA encodes these proteins:
- the LOC123183096 gene encoding fasciclin-like arabinogalactan protein 11 yields MASSRRALILLAVVLAAVPAALSQKTTAPAPEAAPETPEAPAAGTTPKAAAAPNVTAVLEKAGQYTKFIRLMASTQQDTQLNAQANDSDTGFTVFAPTDSAFNSLKPGTLNSLSQQDQVTLVQAHIVPTFYSMESFETASNPVRTQASGTDGPCTVNVTATSNSAVNVSTGIVHTTVGAALRATRPLAVYSVDKVLLPMDLFGPKPPASAPPAHGKKPSSAKGAAKAPSGDDEDEEEAPPAGAAAAVGAGWRSLVAVVAAATAACLL; encoded by the coding sequence ATGGCGTCGTCCAGGAGAGCCCTCATCCTGCTGGCCGTCGTGCTGGCGGCGGTGCCGGCGGCGCTGAGCCAGAAGACGACGGCCCCGGCGCCCGAGGCGGCGCCCGAGACGCCGGAGGCGCCTGCGGCGGGGACGACgcccaaggcggcggcggcgccgaacGTGACGGCGGTGCTGGAGAAGGCCGGGCAGTACACCAAGTTCATCCGGCTGATGGCGTCGACGCAGCAGGACACGCAGCTGAACGCGCAGGCCAACGACTCGGACACGGGCTTCACGGTGTTCGCCCCCACCGACAGCGCCTTCAACAGCCTCAAGCCGGGCACCCTCAACTCGCTCTCGCAGCAGGACCAGGTGACGCTGGTGCAGGCCCACATCGTCCCCACCTTCTACTCCATGGAGTCCTTCGAGACCGCCAGCAACCCCGTCCGCACCCAGGCCTCCGGCACCGACGGGCCCTGCACCGTCAACGTCACCGCCACCAGCAACAGCGCCGTCAACGTCTCCACGGGGATCGTCCACACCACCGTCGGCGCCGCGCTGCGCGCCACCAGGCCGCTCGCCGTCTACTCCGTCGACAAGGTGCTGCTGCCCATGGACCTCTTCGGCCCCAAGCcgcccgcctccgcgccgccggccCACGGCAAGAAGCCCTCGTCGGCCAAGGGGGCAGCCAAGGCGCCCTCgggcgacgacgaggacgaggaggaggccccgcccgccggagccgccgccgccgtcggcgccggctgGAGGAGCCTGGTCGCCGTggtggccgccgccaccgccgcgtgcCTCTTGTAA